In the genome of Drosophila yakuba strain Tai18E2 chromosome 3R, Prin_Dyak_Tai18E2_2.1, whole genome shotgun sequence, one region contains:
- the LOC6536421 gene encoding serine/threonine-protein phosphatase 5: protein MSSSELEVQKAADGQQEQQVPPGVEITGSKEPEEDTNAHTKEERDFAAAEQYKNQGNEMLKTKEFSKAIDMYSKAIELHPNNAIYYANRSLAHLRQESFGFALQDGVSAVKADPAYLKGYYRRAAAHMSLGKFKQALCDFEFVAKCRPNDKDAKLKFTECNKIVKMRAFERAIAVDKPEKTLSEMYSDMENITIEDDYKGPQLEDGKVTLKFMKELMEHYKAQKRLHRKFAYKILCEIDTYMRAQPSLVDITVPDEEKFTICGDIHGQFYDLMNIFEINGLPSEKNPYLFNGDFVDRGSFSVECIFTLFGFKLLYPNHFFLSRGNHESINMNQMYGFTGEVTAKYTSAMADIFTQVFNWLPLCHCINQKILVMHGGLFSSENVTLDNIRRIERNCQPPEEGLMCELLWSDPQQWMGLGQSKRGVGIQFGPDITETFCKNNNLDYIIRSHEVKDMGYEVAHNGQCITVFSAPNYCDTMGNMGAFITITGNNLKPNYKSFEAVPHPDVKPMAYANSLMNWLA, encoded by the exons ATGTCTTCGTCCGAACTGGAAGTACAGAAGGCTGCCGAtggccagcaggagcagcaggtgcCGCCAGGCGTGGAGATTACGGGGTCTAAGGAGCCGGAGGAGGACACAAATGCCCACACGAAGGAGGAACGCGATTTTGCCGCGGCGGAGCAGTACAAAAATCAGGGAAATGAAATGCTCAAAA CCAAGGAGTTCTCCAAAGCCATCGACATGTACAGCAAAGCCATAGAACTGCACCCCAACAACGCGATATATTACGCCAACCGATCCTTGGCGCATTTGCGTCAAGAGAGCTTTGGTTTCGCACTACAGGATGGTGTTTCGGCGGTGAAGGCGGATCCCGCCTACCTCAAAGGTTACTATCGCCGGGCAGCGGCTCACATGTCTCTGGGGAAGTTCAAGCAAGCGCTCTGTGACTTTGAATTC GTCGCAAAGTGCCGGCCGAACGACAAAGACGCCAAGCTCAAGTTCACCGAGTGcaacaaaattgtaaaaatgcGCGCCTTCGAACGGGCCATTGCTGTGGATAAGCCCGAGAAGACGCTCTCTGAGATGTATAGTGACATGGAGAACATAA CTATTGAGGATGATTACAAGGGTCCGCAGCTGGAAGACGGCAAGGTGACTCTGAAGTTCATGAAGGAATTGATGGAGCATTACAAGGCACAGAAGCGATTGCACCGCAAATTTGCCTACAAA ATACTCTGCGAAATCGATACGTACATGCGAGCGCAGCCCTCGCTGGTGGACATCACTGTGCCGGATGAGGAGAAGTTCACGATTTGTGGCGACATCCACGGTCAATTCTACGACTTGATGAACATATTCGAGATCAATGGCCTGCCCTCTGAAAAGAATCCCTATCTGTTCAACGGCGATTTCGTTGACAGGGGTTCCTTCTCTGTGGAGTGTATATTCACGCTGTTTGGTTTCAAGCTGCTGTATCCGAATCACTTTTTCTTGTCTCGCg GTAACCACGAAAGCATCAACATGAACCAAATGTATGGTTTTACTGGCGAGGTGACAGCAAAGTACACTAGCGCCATGGCTGACATATTCACGCAAGTTTTCAACTGGTTACCGTTGTGCCACTGCATCAACCAAAAGATCCTCGTCATGCACGGCGGTCTCTTCTCCTCCGAAAACGTGACTCTGGACAATATAAGACGCATCGAACGAAATTGCCAGCCGCCCGAAGAAGGTCTTATGTGCGAGTTGCTGTGGTCCGATCCTCAGCAATGGATGGGCCTGGGACAGTCGAAGCGCGGCGTGGGCATCCAGTTTGGTCCGGACATTACCGAGACGTtctgcaaaaacaacaacctGGACTACATCATTCGAAGCCACGAGGTCAAGGATATGGGCTATGAAGTGGCTCACAACGGTCAATGCATAACAGTCTTCTCTGCTCCGAACTATTG TGATACTATGGGCAACATGGGCGCATTTATTACCATAACGGGTAACAATTTGAAACCAAATTACAAATCATTCGAGGCTGTG CCACATCCCGACGTCAAGCCCATGGCCTATGCCAACAGTTTAATGAACTGGCTGGCGTAG